From Fimbriimonadaceae bacterium:
CCATGGGGGCCGTATGAATGTTGATGACATCATTAGTTATGGGGACCTGGTCGGGGCTGAGAAATTGATGCTCCAGAAGGGAATGAACTTTGGCGTCGGAAAGGACTATTCCATTCTCCTCATGTCTCAGCGAGTGAATGCTCCCTATCGAGATATCGTTGATGAGGTGACGGGTATTCTCGTGTATGAAGGTCATGATCAGCCGCGCTCAAGAGATTGTCCGAATCCCAAGGAGGTTGATCAACCGATCACAACGCCGAAGGGGACTTGGACGGAGAATGGTCGATTTTTTAAGGCGGCCATGGATTTTCAGCGCGGTCTGAGAAAAAAAGCTGAGTTGGTGAAAGTCTACGAAAAAATTGCTGTCGGAGTATGGTGCTACAAGGGATTTTTTGAGTTGTTCGACGC
This genomic window contains:
- a CDS encoding HNH endonuclease is translated as MNVDDIISYGDLVGAEKLMLQKGMNFGVGKDYSILLMSQRVNAPYRDIVDEVTGILVYEGHDQPRSRDCPNPKEVDQPITTPKGTWTENGRFFKAAMDFQRGLRKKAELVKVYEKIAVGVWCYKGFFELFDAHFTLRGEKRKVFQFFLKPVEKKPFGRVTELPHRRLIPTHVKVEVWKRDQGKCVQCGFQKNLHYDHDIPYSKGGSSLSAQNVRILCAKCNLEKSDKIMSMLPWLCALTHSIVEIGPHP